A genomic segment from Chloroflexota bacterium encodes:
- a CDS encoding restriction endonuclease, producing MTVPQEIQALIQVAAANQANFDPVGFLETVKERLKKACDLGGECDSLGPNHLDAQGGYFVATDFLAQNGFVSAAEQLLFSWWHNVGTRQLNEQRHIYRAGNAYKLTQLYLRQGDMGAALRWALLTQAEDLLSEHGEGGGAGRQWLRTVFGSSEAELSALKEVSDENLKVVKSGSAQASKADWYAEDVVVRFALKDTAYEHFYSLPSSVREFPISLSYFRTLLDRVHAPATSTKEKGDTLEYLASYLFLLIPGWFPSRNILDENEGFETDVLVSNLNPTSNLTAELLGRHFLVECKNWERPMQVRDVGYFLHRMRLTHCSFGVIVAASDVTGKIKGETAARSLIRRAFHEDGNTCIVLDSDDLQALASGEITFWSMLLREIQRFRFGKPK from the coding sequence ATGACAGTTCCACAAGAAATACAAGCACTCATACAGGTCGCAGCCGCAAATCAAGCCAATTTTGATCCGGTTGGCTTTCTTGAGACCGTCAAAGAGCGGCTGAAAAAGGCCTGTGACCTTGGTGGCGAATGCGATTCGCTTGGCCCGAATCACCTTGATGCACAGGGCGGCTACTTCGTCGCAACAGATTTCCTTGCCCAGAATGGATTTGTATCTGCCGCTGAACAGCTTCTATTTAGTTGGTGGCACAATGTAGGCACACGCCAACTAAACGAACAGCGGCACATATATCGGGCTGGCAATGCCTATAAGCTTACTCAGTTGTATCTTAGACAAGGTGATATGGGTGCGGCGCTTCGATGGGCATTACTGACTCAGGCAGAAGATTTACTCAGCGAGCATGGCGAAGGGGGTGGTGCAGGCAGACAGTGGCTACGGACTGTTTTTGGGTCAAGTGAAGCAGAACTCAGCGCATTGAAGGAAGTCTCAGACGAAAACTTGAAGGTTGTTAAATCTGGGTCTGCACAGGCTTCCAAGGCCGATTGGTATGCCGAGGATGTCGTTGTTCGTTTTGCGCTGAAAGACACAGCGTATGAGCATTTTTACTCATTACCATCATCAGTCCGTGAGTTTCCTATCTCGCTCTCATACTTTCGCACATTGCTCGACCGCGTACACGCCCCCGCAACTTCTACAAAGGAAAAAGGCGATACGTTGGAGTACCTGGCCTCGTATCTTTTTCTACTTATCCCTGGCTGGTTCCCCAGCCGAAATATTCTCGATGAAAACGAAGGATTCGAGACAGATGTGCTTGTCAGCAACCTAAATCCTACCAGCAATCTGACAGCCGAACTTCTGGGTCGGCACTTTCTTGTAGAATGCAAGAATTGGGAAAGGCCAATGCAGGTGAGAGACGTCGGTTATTTCCTTCATCGAATGCGACTCACACACTGTAGCTTTGGCGTTATCGTTGCTGCAAGTGACGTTACTGGAAAGATAAAGGGTGAGACAGCGGCGCGAAGCCTCATAAGGAGAGCCTTTCACGAAGACGGAAATACCTGCATTGTCTTGGATAGTGATGATCTTCAAGCGCTCGCAAGTGGCGAGATCACATTTTGGTCAATGCTACTTCGTGAAATCCAGAGGTTTCGCTTTGGAAAACCAAAGTAA
- a CDS encoding IS66 family transposase, translating to MTLPSPDSLNNLTREELLALVVQLIAEVQRLQAEVDRLSKPPTTSQNSSQPPSRDHKRNVAVKSAPRPHGAKPGHAKAVRPLVEHPDTVIESPVTTCRNCGTDLHAVTPQRILRRQLTELPEITPVVIETRQHEVVCPGCRQLQRGTLPEGLEATRQFGPRLEALVTYFHHEHHMGFERLQTVLADVLDIPLSEGGAVAMVERAGTAAQPEAEAIGERVRHSPVIGSDETSARVNGRNWWEWVFLSSVGEYHVIKPSRGQDVIDEFMGDHCADVWQSDCWRPQLNAPSQQHQLCIPHQIRNLQGLIDQRPHLTWAREVQDLFRAAVHLRHRRDDLTPVGFRRQVTVMEKRLDRLLQRRVTGRLAQNLRERYRTHRNSLFVFLHRTDVSPDNNACERALRPSVVHRKVLGSFRSEWGPKAYAALASVLNTAKRSGANVFQTLVALMGKPVLSYLASPIS from the coding sequence ATGACTTTGCCCTCACCGGATTCGCTCAACAATCTTACCCGCGAAGAACTGCTGGCACTCGTTGTGCAGCTGATCGCCGAGGTACAACGATTGCAAGCGGAAGTGGACCGGCTCAGCAAGCCCCCGACCACTTCGCAGAATTCGTCGCAACCACCCTCACGCGATCACAAACGCAACGTGGCGGTCAAGTCTGCACCCCGTCCCCATGGCGCAAAACCTGGTCACGCAAAAGCAGTCCGTCCACTGGTCGAACACCCGGACACCGTGATCGAGAGTCCCGTGACGACCTGCCGGAACTGTGGCACGGACTTGCACGCCGTCACGCCTCAGCGAATTCTGCGTCGCCAACTCACGGAGTTGCCCGAGATCACACCGGTCGTCATCGAAACACGCCAGCACGAAGTGGTGTGTCCGGGATGCCGACAACTCCAACGCGGCACGTTGCCTGAGGGTTTGGAAGCCACCCGCCAGTTTGGGCCACGCTTGGAAGCCCTGGTGACCTATTTCCATCACGAACACCACATGGGCTTTGAACGGCTCCAAACTGTCCTAGCCGATGTCTTGGATATTCCGCTGAGTGAAGGCGGTGCGGTCGCAATGGTGGAACGTGCGGGTACCGCCGCCCAACCCGAAGCCGAAGCGATTGGCGAACGCGTGCGGCACAGTCCAGTGATCGGCAGCGATGAAACCAGTGCGCGGGTCAACGGGCGCAACTGGTGGGAATGGGTCTTCCTGAGTTCCGTTGGCGAATATCATGTGATCAAACCCAGTCGCGGTCAAGATGTGATTGATGAATTCATGGGTGACCACTGCGCCGACGTGTGGCAAAGCGATTGTTGGAGACCGCAATTGAACGCCCCGAGCCAACAGCATCAACTATGTATCCCCCACCAGATCCGCAATCTGCAAGGGTTGATCGATCAACGTCCGCACTTGACCTGGGCGCGTGAGGTGCAAGACCTATTCCGTGCGGCGGTTCATCTGCGACATCGGCGGGATGACCTAACCCCAGTGGGTTTCCGCCGTCAAGTCACCGTCATGGAAAAACGCTTGGATCGCTTGTTGCAACGACGGGTGACCGGACGGTTAGCGCAGAACTTGCGTGAACGCTATCGGACACATCGGAACAGTTTGTTCGTCTTCTTGCATCGCACCGATGTTTCGCCCGACAATAATGCGTGTGAACGCGCATTACGCCCTTCGGTCGTTCATCGCAAAGTGCTGGGAAGCTTTCGATCCGAGTGGGGACCGAAAGCCTACGCCGCGTTGGCATCGGTTTTGAATACCGCCAAGCGGTCGGGCGCAAATGTCTTTCAAACATTGGTCGCGTTGATGGGCAAACCTGTTTTGTCTTACCTGGCTTCGCCAATCTCGTGA
- a CDS encoding response regulator transcription factor: protein MPKSLTAREKEILRLRNQANAVVLVLSPGMVKGYAHTILQKLGTNDRTQAGRRRFDWD from the coding sequence ATGCCCAAGTCACTGACCGCGCGCGAAAAAGAAATTCTGCGCTTGAGGAACCAAGCGAATGCCGTAGTACTCGTGCTCAGTCCCGGCATGGTGAAAGGATACGCGCACACGATTTTGCAAAAACTGGGAACGAATGATCGCACGCAGGCGGGGCGAAGGCGATTCGACTGGGACTGA
- a CDS encoding recombinase family protein, with translation MPKKKKTTPKHPSSRSRSARAQQWTAAQVRDLLTNPSYGYGIVLEPADRVPAEIQKFEVQLADEQNKRGFGFTLQELDERFQSFITSLVESGSFTRGNDAPPIIDKETWLQAQQVAIGRLARGGPT, from the coding sequence ATGCCGAAAAAGAAAAAAACCACACCGAAACATCCCAGTTCGCGCTCGCGCTCAGCCCGCGCCCAGCAGTGGACTGCCGCGCAGGTTCGCGATTTGTTGACGAATCCCAGCTACGGTTATGGGATCGTCCTGGAACCTGCCGACCGTGTCCCCGCCGAGATTCAGAAATTCGAAGTGCAACTCGCGGACGAACAAAACAAGCGCGGGTTTGGATTCACCTTGCAAGAGTTGGACGAACGCTTTCAATCGTTCATCACGTCCCTCGTCGAAAGCGGATCGTTCACGCGTGGGAATGATGCCCCACCCATCATCGACAAAGAAACCTGGCTTCAAGCCCAGCAGGTTGCCATCGGACGCTTGGCGCGCGGCGGGCCGACGTAG
- a CDS encoding cupin domain-containing protein → MTQFHQRKLPDFSTLLCGRTPPDDIGFESEKLWVWYNNTDKDWWSVGETPHMHTIADECFIVLRGTLIVEVSGERFEVGKREFCCFPAGTYHAIVLYLWVFSVPINIGVSMSDYGKYAHARPKSLGFQEKPTDRVS, encoded by the coding sequence ATGACACAGTTTCACCAGCGGAAACTTCCTGACTTTTCAACTTTACTTTGCGGACGTACGCCACCCGATGACATAGGTTTTGAATCAGAAAAACTCTGGGTTTGGTATAACAACACAGACAAGGACTGGTGGAGTGTTGGCGAGACGCCGCACATGCACACGATTGCTGATGAATGTTTTATCGTACTCCGAGGTACGTTGATTGTCGAAGTCAGTGGAGAACGCTTCGAGGTAGGAAAACGAGAGTTTTGTTGTTTTCCTGCAGGAACGTATCATGCTATCGTACTCTATCTGTGGGTTTTTAGCGTGCCCATTAACATAGGCGTTTCAATGAGCGATTATGGCAAGTATGCACATGCACGGCCAAAATCGCTAGGTTTTCAGGAGAAACCCACAGATAGAGTATCGTAG